In one Leptospiraceae bacterium genomic region, the following are encoded:
- a CDS encoding helix-turn-helix domain-containing protein codes for MKKEQYSELLNHLGLSQRGFAREYNIPHSTVSEIVNGRGKPLPANIIYKIHKDHGISLDWLINGEGDMLGIQSSESLTDDEKALFKEVRENPKLIGFLKGFIETLKKNL; via the coding sequence ATGAAAAAAGAACAATACTCAGAACTATTAAATCATTTAGGTTTATCTCAAAGAGGCTTTGCAAGAGAATACAATATTCCTCACTCTACAGTTAGTGAAATTGTAAATGGAAGGGGAAAACCTCTACCAGCAAATATTATTTATAAGATTCACAAAGATCATGGTATTAGCTTAGATTGGTTAATAAATGGTGAAGGTGACATGTTAGGTATCCAAAGTAGTGAGTCTTTAACTGATGATGAAAAGGCTTTATTTAAAGAAGTTCGTGAAAATCCCAAACTGATAGGTTTCTTAAAAGGTTTTATTGAAACGCTTAAAAAAAACCTGTAA
- a CDS encoding type II toxin-antitoxin system RelE/ParE family toxin has translation MENENKKEETYHFEPEAKKDLEDSYLWYEKQKKGLGLEFANEVFDTAEELGKKRRDNTVKMDCNTSPTVKKTRLKRFPFSLYYVLKETLISIVAVWHDRRNPESLKNRK, from the coding sequence ATGGAAAATGAAAACAAAAAGGAAGAGACTTACCACTTTGAACCGGAAGCCAAGAAGGATTTGGAAGACTCCTATCTCTGGTATGAGAAACAGAAGAAAGGTTTGGGTTTAGAATTTGCTAATGAGGTTTTTGATACAGCAGAAGAATTAGGAAAAAAGAGGAGAGACAACACTGTAAAGATGGATTGCAATACATCTCCTACTGTGAAGAAAACAAGGCTAAAGCGTTTTCCTTTCTCCCTCTACTATGTTCTCAAAGAAACCCTGATTTCGATAGTAGCTGTCTGGCATGACAGAAGAAATCCGGAGTCTTTGAAAAACAGAAAATAA
- a CDS encoding TolC family protein, which produces MYKWILLIFYLYSYSIFAEENIQNVLLRLSSEHTSLKAAEKEMLSAFYSSRYATSTYPDPMIGIAWSNYPYKKDLKLIEDKTPMTGIEFKISQAIPFPGRLSTQADISETNFKIARLQYAMQRNRLAFDFLSLALEKRKNQKLLNISKDIYTKLKILVEVKKVAYSTGKQGLGPLSRIRWKEALYKDKELKFEGEKKVIKEKLMYFFPGEEIEFGNLNGYIKDLEASILQEGIDLEKASLGIAIARIQLEKGQKEKSLSKFNYYPDFELFASYRKRAYIASDPTPAQDFMSFGFSLRLPVWSAMSNSSNVKAREEHYSSVLLSKEDIVRKETQSYAELKEKLLSSKERFKSFQTLLLPVAKEQLETSRFDYENGKAEFEKFLEAWDLLFSTQLEMALLEEEKGRQILLLAFLSNRILPELTQTKEKTDE; this is translated from the coding sequence ATGTACAAATGGATTTTATTAATATTTTATTTATATAGTTATAGTATATTTGCAGAAGAAAATATACAAAATGTATTACTACGTTTAAGCTCGGAGCATACATCTTTAAAAGCAGCTGAAAAAGAAATGCTTTCTGCATTTTATTCTTCGCGTTATGCGACTTCGACTTATCCGGATCCGATGATAGGGATTGCCTGGTCCAATTACCCGTATAAAAAAGACCTGAAACTCATCGAAGACAAAACACCGATGACAGGAATCGAATTTAAAATCAGCCAGGCTATTCCTTTTCCCGGTCGCTTAAGTACGCAGGCGGACATAAGCGAAACAAATTTCAAAATTGCTCGGCTGCAATATGCTATGCAGAGAAACCGTCTGGCCTTTGATTTTTTAAGTCTTGCTCTGGAAAAAAGGAAGAATCAAAAACTTTTAAACATCAGTAAAGACATATATACAAAACTTAAGATACTTGTAGAGGTTAAAAAAGTAGCCTATTCAACCGGAAAACAGGGTCTCGGTCCTTTATCTCGCATTCGCTGGAAAGAAGCTTTATATAAAGATAAGGAACTAAAATTCGAAGGGGAAAAAAAAGTTATAAAAGAAAAGCTAATGTATTTTTTCCCCGGAGAAGAAATCGAATTTGGAAACTTAAACGGATATATAAAAGATTTAGAAGCTTCTATATTGCAGGAGGGAATCGATCTGGAAAAAGCTTCTCTCGGAATTGCCATAGCCCGGATACAATTAGAAAAGGGACAAAAAGAAAAGAGTCTGAGTAAATTTAACTATTACCCGGATTTTGAACTCTTCGCTTCTTATCGTAAAAGGGCTTATATCGCCTCGGATCCTACTCCGGCACAGGATTTTATGAGTTTTGGTTTTAGCCTTCGTCTTCCTGTCTGGTCGGCTATGTCCAATTCCTCAAATGTAAAAGCCAGAGAAGAACATTACTCCTCCGTACTATTAAGTAAAGAAGATATAGTTCGCAAAGAGACACAAAGTTACGCAGAACTGAAAGAAAAGCTACTAAGTTCAAAAGAAAGATTTAAGAGTTTTCAAACACTCTTACTTCCTGTCGCAAAAGAGCAGTTGGAAACAAGCCGCTTTGATTATGAAAATGGTAAAGCAGAGTTCGAAAAGTTTTTAGAGGCCTGGGACTTGCTTTTTTCTACACAGCTTGAAATGGCTCTCTTAGAAGAAGAAAAAGGCAGGCAGATCCTACTTTTGGCATTTTTATCCAACCGAATTTTACCTGAATTAACTCAAACAAAGGAGAAAACAGATGAGTAA
- a CDS encoding Rpn family recombination-promoting nuclease/putative transposase, translating into MKKQESKTTAGLLPLHVDIVFKIFCIKYPHLLSDLLNAVLGFEGSNKIEELQILNPEIPGDIATDKVSILDIYATNKQGKHFGVEMQAFPQSYYGKRVLYYWSKLYSQQIDRGNLYSILQPVYSVSFLNFDLLKIENFHSTFLLLEKNNPEITLTKDLEIHIIELRKFLKLAGELKTNLEDWIYLLRQSGSLKENEVNELKVKNPIIQQAIEALQDISLDKKTRDYYEMRIKSERDFHAMRDYAYNEGLEKGIEKGIEKGKRLIEIRERKAKHKEKLKTAIKMKRAGSSLDFISEMTELPKVYLETFFRKALRG; encoded by the coding sequence ATGAAAAAACAGGAATCGAAAACCACAGCCGGACTTTTACCCTTACACGTTGATATTGTATTTAAGATATTTTGCATAAAGTATCCCCATCTACTTTCTGACCTATTAAATGCAGTTTTAGGTTTTGAAGGTAGTAATAAAATCGAAGAACTACAAATTTTGAACCCGGAAATTCCCGGAGACATTGCAACTGACAAGGTTTCCATTCTGGATATATACGCGACAAATAAACAGGGAAAACACTTCGGAGTGGAAATGCAGGCTTTTCCCCAGTCCTACTATGGAAAACGGGTTTTGTATTACTGGTCAAAACTCTACAGCCAGCAGATTGATAGAGGAAACCTGTATAGCATCTTGCAACCCGTTTATTCGGTCTCATTTTTAAATTTCGATTTGCTTAAAATTGAGAATTTCCATTCAACTTTCCTCCTTTTGGAAAAAAATAATCCTGAAATAACCTTGACGAAAGACCTCGAAATCCATATAATTGAACTACGGAAGTTTCTAAAACTTGCAGGTGAGCTAAAAACCAATCTCGAAGACTGGATCTACCTTTTACGGCAATCGGGAAGTTTGAAGGAAAACGAAGTGAACGAACTAAAAGTAAAGAACCCTATAATACAACAAGCCATAGAAGCTCTTCAGGACATTTCCCTTGATAAGAAAACAAGGGACTATTACGAAATGCGTATCAAGTCTGAAAGAGATTTTCATGCTATGAGAGATTATGCCTACAACGAAGGGCTTGAAAAGGGAATTGAGAAAGGAATTGAAAAGGGAAAACGGCTTATTGAAATCCGGGAACGAAAGGCAAAGCACAAGGAAAAGCTCAAGACTGCAATAAAAATGAAACGCGCGGGTTCATCTCTTGATTTCATATCAGAAATGACCGAGCTTCCGAAAGTTTACTTGGAAACGTTTTTTCGGAAAGCGCTTAGAGGTTAG